CTATGAATATTATTTGATTCTCTTGGTTATAGGATTTGGAATGTGGGTTATGTTTTAATTATCTTCTACACATGTCCTATTTTAGGTTTGTGGTGGATATAGAAGTGGAGGAATAAGGATGTATTTCGTAGCATTCATTGCTTGTTAAGCCAATAAATTAGTTGTTTTAAGTTGGAGTTAGCACAGAATTTCCGAACTTAATGTTCACCAAACTATACTCAAATGTAGATAAATATTGATTTTGGGTTAAACTGAATGCAAATGGAGCAGGGGTCTTGTGCAACTGGTGTGGAGTATGGTTGAAGGAGCGGAGCTATATGCTTTATTATTTGGTCTCCGAATAGCATGgaaatatgagaattaaatgGATGCGGAGCTGCATGCTGTATTATTTAGTCTCCGAATAGTATGGAATATAGGGATCAAATGGTTAATGGTAGAAATGGATTCTAAAACTAACTTTATTTAATGGAAGCCGacataaataagaatttacgtCATACTAATATTTTGTATCAATCTCACCAACTGTTATATCTCAATTAATATGTGAGATTTAGACATGTTTATAAACAAGTAAATTATGTCGCGGATGGACTAACTAATCTAACAATGACATTTTTGGTGatttaagaaaattttcaaGTCCCACCTAAAACTTTTGTAAAATTAGTACAGACTAATTTGTATGTATTCGTTAGATGACAACCGCTTAAAAGGTGGTCCTTCTtatatatcaaaaaaaaaaataataattttttattataaaattttaatatttttattattttatttttaaattaagaaatataaaaaaatttatcaatattattataaatatatatttttatttttaattaattatttatatgaataaatttgAGTAGTGTGAATTTAAtacataaaatttgaatataatcTAAATTCGAATAAATTTATGCTTTTGTTAAACATTCGATTCATGAACGTTCccatattatttttatcagaGCCGCTTTTCTTATATATCATaaggttttaaaatttaatatgagcAATGTACAATCCATCTTTGGTTGTTTGTTTAAAAAAagtattatttcaatttttttttttgagagaaaaacgtttttgaaaataaaaaccgTTTAGACCAGGccattttctaaataaaattcgATAACGTTGTGaacaatattatattaaataagtataaattcatataattcaacatgaaatatttttcaaacaaaacaatatctaaaaattgtattgaataagAAATGTGTGTCTATATACAATAATCAAATAAGActagttaattaattatatcatattatatgttgatttattaattattttttaattcatttataacACTTTTTTTAAtggcaattaattttaaaaaatttaatatttgtattttaatttaaatgttttaattttagtttaattaatttaactttgatttttaatataattttcattgatccgtaaatttttaaatttgatagtttatataataatttgagTACTTAATTAATATGCTATGTATATTAttgcaattatttttttaattagtcaattggttgaaaaaaatttaaacataaaattatattcttttgtattttaatctaaatatttaaattttagttagattgttttaatatttatattgagatgtaattttagttaatttttaaaattaaaattaaaaaaaataatttaattattaaatataaaatttacatcttaaatgataataaattttattaaatcctAATAATAATCAGGAGGTATCtgtaactaaaatattatttacatcAGAATCAAGTAAAGATACAAATCCCTTGCTTGAAGTTTGATAAGTGGTACGCCTACTAGAAGCATGTGAACCTACAGCGTTAATACTGAACAGAAGTGACAGATGAGATAGGTTCAAACATATGAACCTCCGCAAGAGTCCATAAAGCCTGGAGCTAGCAACTACGCTTCTGATGTCGGAGTAGAACATCAGTATTGGTTTCACCAGATTGATTAGGCAAAGCTTCCATGTCTTGCCGCAATGAAGGGGACTGGAGCCTTCCTGTCTATAAAGTTAGGTTAGAAATGGTGCAAGTAATATATGGAGGAACACCATATGAACAAGCAAAAACTTACATAAGACCTAATATGAGGATGAATCACAAACCCCATGACCATCCCTAGTACACATGAGAAGACCAGTCCAAGAGCAAGAACCCAAATGGAAACACCTCCAAATGCTGCAAAAATTAGAATAACAAGATTTGGTCGACGATCAAAACACAATattaaagggaaaaaaaaggTATTGAGCATGACTATCTCGTGGTCCTTCTATCCCTTTGACAAATTTGGGAGTCCCACTCCAATTGGTTGATACTCCCAGCAATGGTCCTATATAATAACTTTTGTCATACACCAAAGCATGAATTTAGCATAAAATGAGTCTCAGCTAAAACCATACTCTTTTCTTCAAACACTAGAGAAAAATGTAGTAAAACAGATTCATGCAGGACTAAAAAGACTGAAAACTTAAACCAGTTCATGCCCCTAAGGTTCATTCAGTAATATAGATAAATTTGAATTACATTCTTTTGACGTTAAAACTAAAAGCAATTATGGGATAAGAGGCTGAAAATGTTAATGTTGAATACCATGTGTTCGGCATTGAGAATACTAAATATATTACAGAGCGGGATAAAAACACAACTCTATAATCAAGTGAACAAACCCATTCAGCTCCTGGAAACAAAGAACGCACCAGACTGAGAACCTCTAGCACAATTCTCTGGCTTAAGATCAATCTGGCGAACCAGTTGATTCCCATGATCTGAAATCAGTAACGCGCATATTTCAGGAACAAAAGACACCTCAAAATCATTGGAGAATGTTGCATTTTGCGCAGGACCATCCTGATGACCAGTCCCTTCGGAGTACCCTCCAGCGATGGTGGTCACGCCTAGAGAAGTAAAGCATCCAAATTAAAGAAAACGACCAAAAACAACACAAACAAACTGCCGATTTAAGTTCTGAAACACCACCTTAACCCCAAACAAGTACCTGAGTCGCTTATCATTCTTATAGCACCATTATTTCTCTCAGCAACATAAATATTCCCTTTCAGATCGACTGTAAAGCTCTTTGGTTTATTGAACCGGGCAGAACCTGCTGCCCCATCTGAGAACCCAATGACTCCATCACCAGAAAACTGCTTAAAATCACTGTCTGCAAATTTTCGAATAAACTAAAATCTTGAAAAGATATATGTAAAGAGCAGAGATGTGCACAATTTCTAGCTCTGaatcaaaatgaaaaattgtattgcaaataaaataaacCATAACTAtaggaatttaatttttatcaaaattacaaGGGTAATTTCACAAATTAGTCCCTAATATATGTCAAAAACCATAGGTTGTTTAATCAGTATCAATTTAGTCCCTGAATTTTAATTCTTCTAACATACTAATCCTTACCATCTACATTTATCATTGACTTGATTAACTTCGTGAACTTATTTTCAATGTGAAATAATTTGATCCCTAAAATTttgttttcttaaaaaatagtatttacatttgatcttttatatttaaataatcatatattttataaatatattaatattattcataatcataattagctaaacataaaatagaaaaaattaattaagtaataatatacttttatagtaaaagaaaagttttattgaaatagtaaaaaatagttAATAACAAACACTATATTTTGCTATATTTTAAAAGTATCTATATTctagtttataatttaaaaaatatatatattttaattatagtagtatttttcaaggaaaataattaaattcttttaacataaattttaagaagaaaaaaaatatgcaAAAAAAGTATGTCACTATATGATCt
The sequence above is a segment of the Manihot esculenta cultivar AM560-2 chromosome 5, M.esculenta_v8, whole genome shotgun sequence genome. Coding sequences within it:
- the LOC122723667 gene encoding uncharacterized protein LOC122723667 isoform X2, with product MASLLLVFCFIVFFLLASNHVSADRILDDGYKVTTVIDGHKLKLNPHMVLPRPGSSDLIVLDYFGSVFYTVSLPISQNSDFKQFSGDGVIGFSDGAAGSARFNKPKSFTVDLKGNIYVAERNNGAIRMISDSGVTTIAGGYSEGTGHQDGPAQNATFSNDFEVSFVPEICALLISDHGNQLVRQIDLKPENCARGSQSAFGGVSIWVLALGLVFSCVLGMVMGFVIHPHIRSYEGSSPLHCGKTWKLCLINLVKPILMFYSDIRSVVASSRLYGLLRRFICLNLSHLSLLFSINAVGSHASSRRTTYQTSSKGFVSLLDSDVNNFEKSQIPPDELEDLVSLNGPLKLSNSSNEVSKQGDQDDVLLDGRGRIDTMIQANIMEFAKAAEETSPLNGSLVVREGLVKRK
- the LOC122723667 gene encoding uncharacterized protein LOC122723667 isoform X4, with amino-acid sequence MASLLLVFCFIVFFLLASNHVSADRILDDGYKVTTVIDGHKLKLNPHMVLPRPGSSDLIVLDYFGSVFYTVSLPISQNSDFKQFSGDGVIGFSDGAAGSARFNKPKSFTVDLKGNIYVAERNNGAIRMISDSGVTTIAGGYSEGTGHQDGPAQNATFSNDFEVSFVPEICALLISDHGNQLVRQIDLKPENCARGSQSAFGGVSIWVLALGLVFSCVLGMVMGFVIHPHIRSYTGRLQSPSLRQDMEALPNQSGETNTDVLLRHQKRSC
- the LOC122723667 gene encoding uncharacterized protein LOC122723667 isoform X3, whose translation is MASLLLVFCFIVFFLLASNHVSADRILDDGYKVTTVIDGHKLKLNPHMVLPRPGSSDLIVLDYFGSVFYTVSLPISQNSDFKQFSGDGVIGFSDGAAGSARFNKPKSFTVDLKGNIYVAERNNGAIRMISDSGVTTIAGGYSEGTGHQDGPAQNATFSNDFEVSFVPEICALLISDHGNQLVRQIDLKPENCARGSQSGPLLGVSTNWSGTPKFVKGIEGPRDTFGGVSIWVLALGLVFSCVLGMVMGFVIHPHIRSYTGRLQSPSLRQDMEALPNQSGETNTDVLLRHQKRSC
- the LOC122723667 gene encoding uncharacterized protein LOC122723667 isoform X1 — translated: MASLLLVFCFIVFFLLASNHVSADRILDDGYKVTTVIDGHKLKLNPHMVLPRPGSSDLIVLDYFGSVFYTVSLPISQNSDFKQFSGDGVIGFSDGAAGSARFNKPKSFTVDLKGNIYVAERNNGAIRMISDSGVTTIAGGYSEGTGHQDGPAQNATFSNDFEVSFVPEICALLISDHGNQLVRQIDLKPENCARGSQSGPLLGVSTNWSGTPKFVKGIEGPRDTFGGVSIWVLALGLVFSCVLGMVMGFVIHPHIRSYEGSSPLHCGKTWKLCLINLVKPILMFYSDIRSVVASSRLYGLLRRFICLNLSHLSLLFSINAVGSHASSRRTTYQTSSKGFVSLLDSDVNNFEKSQIPPDELEDLVSLNGPLKLSNSSNEVSKQGDQDDVLLDGRGRIDTMIQANIMEFAKAAEETSPLNGSLVVREGLVKRK